The Aquitalea magnusonii region TCAGAAAGGCGGCAATAGCCTGCTTTATCTGCCCCTGGACAAACTCACGCAGGCTGCAAATGCCCCAGCACCAAATGGTGCTGCCGCGCCAACTGCAGCACCCCCGGCGGCACCCGTTCCCGCTCCGGCGGCTCCGGCAGTCCGTAACGGCAAGAGTGGTCGTGATTCTGGCCGTAGTCGTGACATTTTCGGTGGGGAGCACTGACATGCAGAAACTCATGCCAACCATGCTTGCCCTGCTTGCTGTCCTGTTCATCGCCAGCCTGTCGTTGTTTACGGTCGACCAGCGCCAGTACGCCATGGTCTTCCAGTTTGGAGAGGTGGAACGTGTCATCAAGCAGCCAGGTATTCAGTTCAAGATTCCACTACTGCAAAATGTGCGCTATTTCGACAGCCGCGTACTGACCATCGATGCCGAAGCGCCCGAGCTGTTCAATACCCGCGAGAAGAAGAACGTGCTGGTGGATAGCTACGTGAAATGGCGCATTGTCGATGTCGAACAGTTCTACAAGAGCGTTGGTTCGGAAGCCGCCGCAGTTGCCCGCTTGAAGCAAACCATCAATGACGGCTTGCGCGCCGAGTTCGGTCAGAAAACGGTTGCTGACGTGATTTCCGGCAAGCGAGACGAGGTGATGGACACGGTTCGCAAGCGCGCAGACGCAGATGCGCGTAAAATAGGCGTCGAAATTCTCGATGTGCGCTTAAAACGTGTCGATTTTCCGGATAAAATAAGCAGCTCTGTGTACGACCGCATGCAGTCGGAGCGTCGCACCGTCGCAAGCCAGTTGCGTAGCGAAGGTGCAGCCGACGCCGAACGCATCCGGGCTGAAGCAGAAAAGCAGCGCGACGTGATTCTGGCTGAAGCCTACAATAAGGCGCAGCAGCTTAAAGGCGAGGGCGATGC contains the following coding sequences:
- the hflC gene encoding protease modulator HflC yields the protein MQKLMPTMLALLAVLFIASLSLFTVDQRQYAMVFQFGEVERVIKQPGIQFKIPLLQNVRYFDSRVLTIDAEAPELFNTREKKNVLVDSYVKWRIVDVEQFYKSVGSEAAAVARLKQTINDGLRAEFGQKTVADVISGKRDEVMDTVRKRADADARKIGVEILDVRLKRVDFPDKISSSVYDRMQSERRTVASQLRSEGAADAERIRAEAEKQRDVILAEAYNKAQQLKGEGDAKAAAIYAEAYGRSPEFYAFWRSMDAYKESFKNKSDVMVLDPNSEFFKYFKNPQAASKGK